In a genomic window of Lycium ferocissimum isolate CSIRO_LF1 chromosome 9, AGI_CSIRO_Lferr_CH_V1, whole genome shotgun sequence:
- the LOC132030225 gene encoding delta(24)-sterol reductase-like, with product MSDVKEPLRPKRSTQLVDFLVQFRWIAVVFFVLPFSCLYYFSIYLGDVRSARKSDKQRQKEHEENVKEVVKRLGERDASKDGLVCTARPPWVVIGMRNCDYKRARHFKVDLSKFRNILEINKERMVARVEPLVNMAQISRVTIPMNLSLAVIGELDDLTVGGLIHGFGIEGSSHIYGLFSDTIVALEVVLADGRVVRATKDNEYSDLFYAIPWSQGTLGLLVSAEIKLIPVKEYMRLTYKPVTGNLKELAQAYADSFAPRDGDQDNPTKVPDFVEGMIYSPTEGVMMTGRYASKKEAKQKGNVINSIGWWFKPWFYQHAQTALKRGEFVEYIPTRDYCHRHTRSIYWEGKLILPFGDQFWFRYLFGWLMPPKVAVLKATQSEAIRNYYHDHHVIQDLLVPLHKVADTLEWVHREMEVYPIWLCPHRIYKLPVKPMIYPEPGFEAQGRQGDTKYAQMYTDVGVYYAPGAVLRGEPFDGAEKCREVELFLIENHGFQPQYAVSELSEKNFWRMFDGTLYEQCRRKYKAIGTFMSVYYKSKKGRKTEKEVQEAEQEKAELDTPEVDEPAD from the exons ATGTCAGATGTGAAGGAGCCCCTTCGTCCCAAGAGGTCGACGCAGTTGGTGGACTTTCTTGTCCAATTCAGATGGATCGCTGTTGTCTTCTTTGTTCTTCCTTTCTCGTGCCTGTATTACTTCTCCATATACCTAGGGGATGTTAGATCTGCACGGAAATCTGACAAGCAGCGTCAGAAGGAACACGAAGAAAACGTAAAAGAGGTTGTGAAGCGCCTTGGAGAGAGGGATGCATCAAAGGATGGCCTTGTCTGCACGGCGAGGCCTCCTTGGGTTGTTATTGGAATGAGAAATTGTGACTATAAGCGTGCTCGTCATTTCAAAGTTGATCTTTCCAAGTTTAGAAATATTCTTGAAATCAACAAGGAACGAATGGTTGCTAGAGTTGAGCCTCTTGTCAATATGGCCCAAATCTCTAGAGTTACCATACCGATGAATCTTTCGCTTGCAGTTATTGGTGAGCTTGATGATCTGACCGTTGGTGGTCTGATCCATGGGTTCGGGATTGAAGGAAGCTCTCACATCTATGGATTGTTCTCTGACACAATTGTGGCACTCGAGGTTGTTCTAGCAGATGGACGGGTGGTTAGAGCTACAAAGGACAACGAGTATTCCGATCTTTTCTATGCTATCCCATGGTCTCAGGGAACATTGGGGCTTCTTGTTTCAGCTGAGATTAAGCTTATACCGGTGAAGGAATACATGAGACTTACCTACAAACCTGTAACTGGTAATCTAAAAGAGCTAGCACAGGCTTATGCGGATTCCTTTGCACCGAGAGATGGAGACCAGGATAACCCTACTAAAGTTCCAGACTTTGTAGAAGGCATGATTTACAGTCCCACTGAAGGTGTTATGATGACGGGTAGATATGCTTCCAAAAAAGAGGCCAAGCAAAAGGGTAACGTAATCAACAGTATCGGTTGGTGGTTCAAGCCATGGTTTTACCAGCATGCTCAAACTGCACTGAAAAGAGGGGAGTTTGTAGAGTACATTCCAACTAGAGATTACTGCCACAGGCACACAAGATCCATCTATTGGGAAGGGAAATTAATTCTTCCGTTTGGTGATCAGTTCTGGTTTAGGTATCTCTTCGGATGGCTCATGCCACCCAAAGTTGCTGTGCTTAAGGCCACTCAAAGTGAGGCTATCAGGAATTATTACCATGACCATCATGTCATTCAGGATTTGCTTGTTCCTCTTCACAAGGTAGCTGATACTCTCGAGTGGGTCCACCGCGAGATGGAG GTATATCCTATCTGGCTCTGCCCACACAGAATCTATAAGCTGCCAGTGAAACCTATGATCTATCCTGAACCAGGATTCGAGGCACAAGGGAGGCAGGGTGACACTAAATATGCACAAATGTATACTGATGTTGGTGTCTACTATGCTCCTGGAGCTGTATTAAGGGGTGAGCCCTTTGATGGCGCAGAGAAATGCCGTGAAGTGGAGCTTTTTTTGATCGAAAACCACGGATTCCAACCTCAATACGCCGTGTCTGAGCTATCAGAGAAGAACTTCTGGAGGATGTTTGATGGAACCCTATACGAGCAGTGCAGAAGAAAGTACAAAGCCATCGGAACATTCATGAGCGTGTACTATAAATCCAAGAAAGGAAGGAAGACGGAGAAGGAAGTGCAAGAAGCTGAGCAAGAGAAAGCAGAACTTGACACTCCCGAGGTAGATGAGCCTGCAGATTGA